GCTGGCACAAGCATCATAAGCTTACGCGGACTTTGTAATTGCTGCACCATATGTGCAAGATCTGGAACCCCTTTTACGGTAGTACCATCTGTCGCCGCCGCTTCCAAAGCAGCAGTTTTGGTTTCGTCTTTATCAAAACCAATAACAGAAAAACCGTGATCAGCTGTGTTAAGCAATAGGTTTCTGCCCATTACTCCCAACCCAATCATTCCAAAATCGAAGAGGTTATTTGACATAAATTAAGATCTGTTGTAACAAGAAGCCGTAAAAATAGGCTTTTTTCATACTGGTTTTACGATTTTGAAGCTTCTTTGGTTCATGAATGGGGAAAACGTTTGTTTTTGATATTGTTAACAGGCCAGAATTTTTGCGTTTGATGTTAAGATTGAAATAAAAATAACAGTTTAAAATATTGATATACAAATGTTTGCAATTTCGTAATTGGACTATACTATTTTCATCAAAAACAGGCCAGTCAAAAATTCAGATTAATTCATTTAAGATGATTATCTGATGGGATTATGTCACCCATTCTGGGTTTAGGCCTCGTTTATTTCCATCCTTCTATAATAATATCATCCCTTCGGGATTGTTGCTTAGATTTTATATGACATTAAATTATCATGTCGCAGAAAGATCTAATACATAAATCATAATGAAATAAAATTTTGAATTCATGAAGCCAATCCCAAAGGGATGACATTATTATAGGAACAAAATGTCAAAATAATACATAACTCCAATGGGGTGACATAACTAATTTCGATGTTTCCTTCTAAAAATCAAATCCACAACGAAACAAAAAAAGCGGAAATCAGGTATTACCCAATTTCCGCTTTTCATAATTATTTCAAACAAAATACTATTTCTCTTTCAGAAATTCTTTTTGTTTCAATATTCTTTCAAAAACCTTGATATCATGTTCCGAAGTGAAAATTGAGAACGGAAGCTGTACAAACTGGCCTCTTGAAATGATTAATATGTAAGATTCTTCATCTTTATATACGTCCTGAATTTGTTCCCATTTCATAATGCTGCCTTCTTTTGCATTCATTTTCATCAAAATCTGACGGTTGTCAATTTCATATGAAAACTTCTCAAACATCGGTTTGTATTGGGCAAGCTGCGTAATTCCCGTAAACTGGACAACCCAGAACAAGATGTAAAGAATAACAGCAACAAAGATTACAACATAGATCCAGTAGTTAGGATAAAGGCCTGTAAGACTTACAACCGCATTGATAAGAAGCAAAGCAACAGGTAGTAACACCCATTTAATCTGCGACTTAAAAAAATGCTTCATGGCAATCGTAATGTATTTCTTCGTTGGCAACGCATACCTTTTTGTGCGAACCGCTGCCGGATTCGTTGGCATTTGATAAACAGGCTGGTGTTTGTTCACCGATACTTTGGCCATAATTCCTTTAAAAATTAATCAATTTCTTTATTTACAAAAGATTGCCGAACGCCGTGACGATTTGGCAACCACTAAATGAATTACAAAGTTAGAAAAAAGCAGTCGACTTATCAGAAAGCGGACGAAATAAATAGCTTGAAGAGCTTTTAGGTCTTAGCAATTAGCTTTTGGCTGTGGCAAGAAGTAATAAAAAGCAAAAGTTTCTCATCCGATATTTGAAAAATTTACGTTCTTTAAGATATCGAATTCCTAAGAGCCCAAAATCTGACAGCCGATTGCCGAAAGCCGACTGCTAAATAAACATTCAATCATAAATGAGTTTTCTTTTTCCGTCATTCTTGTGGGGTTTACTGGCCATATCGGTTCCGATAGCCATTCATATATTCAATTTCCGTCGTACCAAACGTGTTTATTTTACCAATGTCGCTTTCTTAAAAGCGGTGGAAACACAAACGCGTTCGATCCGGAAAATAAAACACTGGCTTATTTTGGCAGCGCGTACACTGGCGATTATTTGTTTGGTATTTGCATTCGCACAGCCGTTTTTTCCGGGTAAAAATGACGCTTCGGTTGATAGAAAAGGGATTACCAGTTTGTATCTGGACAATTCATTCAGCATGCAAAATGAATCAAATAATAAACGCTATCTTGATATTGCGACGACAAAACTGAATGATCTGCTGGGATTATTTAAAAATGCATCATCATTACAACTCGTTACAAACGATTTTTCTTCTCAGGAACAGGGACTTTATCCGGCTGATAAAATCCGTGACCGGTTTACAACAATCGGACTTTCTCATACGCCTCGTACTTTGGAACAGGTTTACAAGCGTCAGGAAAATCTTGTAACAAAACATCAAAGTGCAGGAAAAAACCAATTTTTCTGGTTTTCCGATTTCCAGAAAAGTACTTCCGGGGATTTGTCAAAATTAAAAACAGACACCATTAACCGGCTTTTTCTGGTACCTGTTCAGGCCGTTGCCGAGAAAAATGTTTTTGTAGATTCTGTGTGGCTGAACACGCCATTTATCCGTGAATTGCAGAACAATATCCTTTTTGTAAAAGTGAGTAATTCTGGTAGCGAAGCGGCTAAAAAAATTGTTTTGAAATTAAGTCTGGATAATACGCAGTCTTCTACGGCGTCGGTGGATGTTCCCGCAAACGGAAGTGCGATTGCTAAATTTAATTTTAACCTGAAAGGAAAAGGCTACAAAAAAGGAAGAATCACGTTCGACGATTTTCCAGTCACTTTCGACAATGATTATTATTTTGTTTTAAACGCCTCGCCGCTCATTCGCATACTTCATATATACGGACAAAAGCAGGATGGCAATTATATTGACAATGTATATGCCAACGACAGTTTGTTTGCATTACAAAGTTATTCATCCCAAAATGTTGATCCGGGTCTGATTAAAAATTCTGATATGGTCGTATTGGAAGGCGTTGAACAACCAGCTGGTACTTTGGCGCAGGAAATTCAGGATTTTGTTCGAAAAGGTGGAAGTCTGACCGTTATTCCACCTTCCCAACCGAATGCCACAAGTTATACTTCACTGCTGCAAAGTTTTGGTATTAATGGCTTGACTTCTGAAAAAAGTACATCCCGTGATTTAATAGCCATAGCCGCGCCAGATCGTAATAACCCATTTTTCAGTGATGTTTTTGAAGAATCGATCCGGCAGGAAATAAATTTAAATCTGCCCTCTGCATCGCCGACATGGAACTGGACCAACGCCGGACAATCACTTTTATCTTTACGAAGTGGCCAACCTTATCTTAACCAGATTTCGGGTGGAAAAGGAAAAATATATTTGTTTTCAGCACCTTTAAATCCGGAATTCGGATCGATGGCGCAACATGCGATTTTTGTTCCGATCATGTACAAAATGGCAGCGCTAAGTGTAAGAGCACAGCGCACAGCTTTTACATTTGATGAAAATCCGATTGCACTAACCGTTACGAATGAAAGCCAGAATACGGTTTACAAATTGAGAAGAAATAAAACAGAATTGATTCCTTCCCAAAAAATCGTCGGCAACCAGCTATTATTTGAAATTCCGCAGGGTGACCAACTTGGTAATGGATTGGATGCCGGATATTTTGAATTGATAAAGGATAATAAAGTTGAGCAGCTCATTGCTTTAAATCATAGTAATGCTGAATCGAAACTGGATTATTATTCACCAGCCGAGCTGAGGAATATCTTTTCCGGGCAAACAAATATTCAGGTTTTTGACAAAATCGATGATGATGCATTTGCCAAAGAATTTCAGCAGCAGAACTTTGGAACGAGTCTTTGGAAATACTTTTTATACGCCGCGCTTTTCTTTTTGTTAGTCGAAATCGGCTTAATCAGGTTTATGAAATGATTTAATATAAGCTATGTAGCTAATCCAATCGCGATTATTGGTGGAAACAGTTTTAAGTTCGCAGTTTTTCCACCAATTTTGCACAAATACAATCGAACTACTAAATGCTTTCATCCCGAATAGGTATTCTTGGCGGTGGTCAATTAGGACTTATGCTTTTGCAGGCCGCCATAGACTGGAACCTTGATATTCACATTTTAGATCCTGATGCAGAAGCGCCCTGCCGCAAAATTGCTCCAAAATTCACCCAAGGTTCTTTACAGGATTATGATACTGTTTACCAGTTTGGTAAGGGTCTTGACGTGATCACCATTGAAATTGAAAAGGTAAATGTTGAAGCGCTGGAAGCTTTGGAAAAAGAAGGAAAGAAAATCTATCCACAGCCTTCGGTAATCAGAAAGATCCAGGATAAAAGAATCCAGAAACAATTTTACCTTGAAAAAGGTCTTCCAACAGCAGAGTTCGTCTTAACCGAAAACCGTGAGGACGTAAGAAATTTTGTAGATTTTCTTCCTGCTTTTCATAAACTTGGACGCGACGGATATGATGGTCGCGGCGTGCAGCGTGTTACATCCGAAGCTGATATTGAAAAAGCTTTTGACCAACCGGGATTATTGGAAAAGGCAGTTCCTTTTGAAAAGGAACTAGCTGTTATCGTTGCCAGAAATCCATCCGGAGAAATCAAATGTTTCCCAACGGTTGAAATGGTTTTTCATCCAGAATTAAATCTGGTTGAATATCTTTTTGCACCTGCTGAAATCAGTAAAGGAACTGATCAGAAAGCACAGGAAATTGCTACAAAAACGGCTGAATCTTTTGGGATTGTGGGTTTACTGGCGGTTGAATTATTTCTGACTGGCGATGGAGAAGTACTGATTAATGAAGTAGCTCCTCGTCCGCATAATAGCGGTCATCATACCATAAGAGCGAACGCAACGTCACAATACGAGCAGCATTGGCGGGCAATTCTGGATTTGCCCTTGGGAAGTACAGAAATTTATGCGCCTTCTGCGATGGTGAATTTATTAGGTGAAGATGGTTTTGAAGGACCAGCAGTATATGAAGGAATGGAAAAACTTCTGGCTACGGACCAGGTTTTTCCTTTTTTATATTGGAAAGCAATCACAAAACCTTTCCGGAAAATGGGCCATATCACGATAATGGATCACGATCTGGCTTCATTGAAAGCAAAGGTTGATTTTGTGAAAAAGAATATCAGAGTAATAAGCGGTTCAAAATCTGAAAAATAACGATTACCATTTTTGAAATTTGGTATTGATAAAACATAGTATTAAATGGTAGGAATAATCATGGGAAGCCTGTCTGACCGCAAGGTAATGCAGGAAGCAGCGGACGCACTAAACGAGCTTGGAATATCGTTTGAAATGGAAATTGTATCTGCGCACCGCACACCGGAAAGAATGCTGGAATATGCGTCCAGTGCTCGCAAGCGTGGATTACAGGTAATTATTGCAGGGGCAGGCGGAGCAGCACATTTACCGGGAATGGTGGCGTCTTTGACTTCTTTGCCTGTTATCGGAGTACCGGTTTTGTCGAGTAATTCTATTGATGGCTGGGATTCTGTTTTGTCAATTTTACAAATGCCATCGGGGGTTCCGGTTGCTACGGTTGCTTTGAATGGTGCCAGAAATGCAGGAATTCTTGCGGCACAAATTATCGGAGCAAGTGATGTTGAGGTTGCTAACAGACTGGATATCTTCAAAGAAGGATTAAAAGACAAAGTGGCGACGATGAATAAGGAATTAAAAAATGAAATTGCAAAGTAACGTTGGTTTATTATTTTCGTATCAAGTAAAGTCACCAGTAATCGAATCATCACTAAAATATGGAAGACGAAAGCCCCAAAAAACGAAACATACGCCCTGCTGAAAAATCCAACCTACCGATTATTACCTTGTTTGTGTTGGTATTGTTGGTTTTGGCAATGCTTTATGTAGGCTATGAATATGTTTCTGATGATTCTACAAATTCGGAAGAACTGACTTCAACAATCAGGGATACCACTGAGGATAAAATAGTTACCGAAGAACCAGTTGCGGAAGAAGCTGAGTCCGAAGATCCGGTAATCAAAGAAAAACCAAAAACTACGGAAAAGGAAAAAGAGAAAACGCCGGAAAAAGAAAAAGAGAAAAAAGAAGAACCAAAGAAAACGGAGGATGCCAAGGTTGTCGCTTCACGAATTGGCGGACGGGAAATAAGCCGTACTGTGAAAGGTGGTGAGACTTTCTCTTCTATCGCAAGTCGCTATAATCTGACAACGGAAACTTTGAAATCTTTAAATCCGTCTATAACAGAATTAAAGTCCGGGGATAAAATCAAAATTCGTGTAAAAGCGGTTCATACCGTTGGACCTGGGGATATTTTGAAAGTTGTTTCAGGAAAATATGATGTAAGTAAGGAAGCTATTATGAAGGCTAACGGAAAAACGAAAGATATTGCCAGCCGCGGTGAAGAACTTGTGATTCCTTTTCCTACCAAGAGATAAATCGTAAGATGAAGCGTTTGTAAAGCGAAAATAATTTGTTTGATTCGCGTTACAAACGCTAAACCATAGCCGCCCCGATTGCAAATCGGGGCGAGCCGCGTAGGCCGAGCATTTTAGAAACTTCCCGGGCCTCCACCTGGTCTTCCTCCACCAGGAAATCCACCACCCATTCCATCAAAATCACGACGTCTTTCAGAATTATTGTTGGTTGGCATCTTACCAAAATTTCTCAACGTATATGTGAAAGTAAGCATCGCATATTGAGTTAATACTCTGCTTGTAACGTCTTGCACATAAGTTTCTGTAACGTTACGGGTAATGCTGTTGTTTTGTTTCAAAATATCAAATACAGTCAGTTTTAATTCTCCTGCATTATTTTTCAGGAATTTCTTACCAAAACTGGCATTCCATAAAGTAAAGTTCTGGTTATATCCGGCACCCAAACCTCGGTACGACTGATTATTAATATCGCTTTGTAAAAGAAATCCTTTTCCAAAAATCCAGTTAACGCGACCGGTAATACTTGAAGTGAAATAGTTATTGTTAAGCGTTGGCTGAATTGAATTACGAACCACGTTATAGTTACCTGAATACGAAGCTGTGAAATCCAGTTTCTCACTAATGTTACTACTCAAAACTAATCCCTGACTATATGCATAGGTATTTGAGAAATTGGAAATATTGTTGATCATACCCGGAGCACGTACGTAATTGAATCCGGAAGTAAGATTTACATTCAGTTTAATTTTAGAAATCGGTTTTCCGTAAGCGATTAATGTTCTGGCGTTCCAGCTTCCGTCCATGTTAATAGGTGCAGTCAGTTTCGCTCCTTGCTCCAAAACAATCCCACTTGGTAAAGTAGTAGGCTGCTGGGCAATAAAGGTTGAATTTACAATCGCATTATTTGTTTGTGTTACAAAAATCATTGCGTTCAAATTATATGGATGATTTGCTCCCGCAATCGAATAGCGCATATTTAAAGTATTACGATATTCCTGTTTCAAATTCGGATTACCAGCCGTTAAAGAAAGCGGATTGCTATTGTCTACCACATTTTGCAATTGGGAAATGGATGGCTGATTTGTTGAACTACGGAAAAATGTACGGAATTGAGTTCCCGATTTTGACCGGTAAGTAAGCATTAAATTGGGCAGAAAATTGGTAAAAGTGTGATCCACTTTTTCATTAATCGGCGACAATTGTTTGCTATATAATCCGGTATTTTGAAAATCAACACCTACGTTTCCAGACCAGTTATTTTTTCTGTACCGATAGCCAATTCCCGCACGGTTCGTTGTGTAGCGGTTATCAAAACTGTTTGATAACAACGAGTCAAGCTGGGTGTAAGAACTTCCATCAGGCAAAACATTATTATAAGTTTCTTTGTCTGAATTGCTGTTACTTACTGTGAGACCATAATTAAACTGCAATTGACCAGTGCTGCTGATTGGTTCGGTATAAACTAAATTTCCACCCAAACTCAATGCATTTGAAGAGGTATAATTCTTCTGATCAATCGTATCACCAGGCATTTCCAAATTGGTAAAGTACTGGTTTTTAGAATACAATTGTCCGTTTCCGCTTTTATCGTTTATCTGTGTATTCAAATTAAACGAAAGTGTTCTGCCTTTTTTATCAAATGCGTGACGGAACAATAGATCATTTGTGAAATTGTATCCATGATTTTTATTTGATTGGTCCGTTGCCGTACTGTTGACCGCAGTACCATCACCCAGTGTGGTAAATCCATCTTTTACAATTCCCGACTGGTTGTTCTGAAAACTTAACCGGGGCGTAAAAATCAACATGTTCTTTTTATCAATCGTATACTCAACTCTGAAATTCAGACGATGATTGATGTTGGTCGAACCTGACGTGTTTGATTCTTTATAAAGCTGTTTACCGTAATAATCCTGGTTGGTATTCTGGAAGTTGTTATTGCTTGTACGGTTGAAAAAATAACTTCCCGTTACATCTACTTTGTTACCAAACTTGTTGGAATAGTTTAATCCAAATGAATTGGTACCCGTTAATCCGCTCTGATTTCCCACAAGAAAATTGCTCGAAGCACCGCCAGCTCCACCAGCCCCTCCTCTTCCTCCACCACCGCCGCCACCGCCACCGCCGGAAACACCAAGTAAATCCTGGTTTGAGAAGTTTTGAACGTTAATGTTATTGGTAAGACCAATGACTGAAATTCTTTGGTTTTTGTTAAAAAAGCTCATATTTCCACCTGCCTGGTAGCGATCATCTGTGCCATATCCGGCATAAACTTTTCCAAACTGTCCAACTCTGCGATTTGCTTTTGTAACGATATTGATGGTTTTCTGGCCAGTTCCATCATCAAAGCCGGTAAATGCTGACTGATCACTTAATTTGTCAAAAACTTCAATTTTATCAACAATTTCCGCCGGTAGTGATTTTAAAGTCAGTGCCGCATCATCACCGAAAAATGGTTTCCCATCAACTAAAACCTTATTTACAGTTTCACCATGCGCTGTGACCGTTCCGTTTGTGACCGTTATACCAGGCATTTTCTGAATTAAATCTTCCGTTGTAGCGTCTGGATTTGTTTTATATGCAGCGGCGTTGAATTGGGTGGTATCACCTTTTTGTTCCGCTGCCGCAACCTGGCCCACTACCTTTACTTCTTTCAGGTTTGATACTGCTTCGGAAAGCAAAAATGTTCCTGCATTTTGAATGTCATCCGACATTGTGATTACTCTCTCAGCATCCTTGTAGCTCAGGTAAGAAATTTTTACACGATAGGATTCTTTGTTAAGTCCGGTCACAAGAAATTTCCCATTTACATCCGTAGTAACATATTCCGGCTTTGCATCCGGTACATTGCGACTCACAGCCACATATGCCCCAACAACCGGCGAACGGCTGGTACTGTCGAGCACTGTTCCTGTAATCTGAGCAGTTTGTGCATGAACAAAGCCTGGCAGTGCCATGCAAAGTATCAATAATACGGAAGCAAATATAGTTTTCATGATTTCTAGTAAAGGTTTCGGAAGGTTAGAGCCCGATTCATTTAAAAAGTTTAACCGTCAGAAGGACAAACCCAAATCAATCTGCAAAAAGGTGATTCCAACCGATGATCTGGCTGATTTTATAGACGGAATTGAAAAGCATAACTGCACAATCTTAACAATCGGGTTGCCGAAGAACATTATTTTAGAAAAATCGTTATATTAGATTAAAAAATATCCATCATGCAAGTAACATACACACTTCCTGCCGATTCCTTAAACGAAAACTTCCTTGAACAGGTAAAGGACAGTTTTGCCGGTAAAAAGGTTAACATTATTATTGAAGATGTTAATGAAACCGTATCTTCTGATCAATCCGAACTTTTCAAAAAAATGGAAATCTTGCGCAAAAGGATCGGACAAATCAAGGTTGATCCGGACTTGGATTTATCTTCATTAGCAAATGAAGTTAATTTGTAAGGTATGGTTTATTTTGACACGGATGTTATTATCCATTATCTTGTTGAACAGGATAAGAGTAAACATCATCATGCAATTAAATTGATTGAGGATGCCTCAAAAGCAGGTTTGTTCTTTTGTTCATTATTGTGTTTACAAGAATCTGCTTTTGTTCTGTCAAAATTGAAAGTTCCTGATGATGATATCGAAGGAATGATGATGGAACTTATAAATTTTCAAACTGTCAATTACACCGAAACCCATTATAAACGAGCAATCAAGCTTGCTAGAAAAATAGGGTTTCAAAATATTAACGACTGTCTTCATACCGCATTGGCTGAAAGTTATTGTGATGAGCTTTACACTTATAACTTATCAGATTTTAAAAAAATTAAAAACTTCACGACACTAAAAGTTACAATATTTTAGTCATTCCTAAAATGACATGTATTGATATCTTCACTTACTCACATCTCACATTATCTGTTTTCGAACAAACGAAGTTGCAAAAAAAGACTTTCCGCCTTTAATCATCAATCGGAGTGACAAAAATTGACCGTCCAAAAATGGAAGACTTTCCTTCCTTATATTCCTGTTTTTTCAATCTAATCCTTAAGAATGATTTAAGCGAAGCTTAGAATAAACAAGACATGGTCGCGCTTATCAATTCGATTCCTTTTGAAGCAGAGGAATTTAGATTGCAGTGAAGACTTTAATGCAGCAGGCCGGAATTTAAAGGATATATCCGAAGAACTTATCAGTGTAAGAAACGCAACGATTACCCTTTTCAGACACATGACAAATGAAATGCTGAATTTTAAGTTTCCTAATCAAAAAAGGAATACGCCGCACGAAGTTTAGGCTGGATGACTGTTGGACTTAACATGCAACCTTGTGCGGGAAAAATATCTGTTTTAAAGTGTACATTCCTCACAATTCACTGGAATTGTCTTACAATTTTACCCATTGAAATGTAAGGAATGTACAAATTGATATCTTATTTCAACCAGTCTTTCAATAATTCTTCATAATTATCCAGAAACCTGCGATACGCCTTTTGCAGTTGCGGCAAAGCTTCTGCCAGCGTACTGGTATCATCTGATTTTAATCGCCATTCGGCATCTTTGGCTATTTCAGCAACCTGGGAAACGCCAACAGTTCCGGCACTTCCTTTCAAAGTATGAAGATTACTTTTAACCGTCGGAATATCTCCGGTAGCAAAAGCGGTTACTGCCCCCTCAACCAGTTCGTCAGATTCCATGACAAAATCTTCAAAAACTGAGAAAACAAGATCCGCTCCTCCTATGCCTTTTAGCTGATCTATGATTTCTTTATCCAGAATTGGTAATGAGACTTGCTGAGCAATTTCCTTTTGTTTGGTTACCAGTTTCCGGCCCTCCACGTTACCCAATAATTCTTTTACTTTCCAAATCAGATGCTGGGCACGAATTGGTTTTGCAATGTAATCGTCCATTCCCTGGCTCATGAATCTATCGCGGTCTTCCTTCATCGAATAGGCCGTCATGGCAACAATCGGGGAAGTTAGTTTTGGAAAACGCTTTTTTAATTCCTGCGTTGTTTCAACGCCGTCCATATCAGGCATTTGAATATCCATAAAGATGATGTCATAACTTTCACCGGAAAGTGTCAGTTTGTTTTCAACCTTTTCAATCGCCTGGAAACCGCTTTCCGCCAGATCAACAATACAACCAGATTTTTTCAAAATCTCATTGGCAACTTTCCGGTTTACGGCATTATCATCAACCAACAAAATGACCGGATGGAAATCTGAGAAAACATTTTCAATAGGCACTTCTTCCATCTGCGCCCCAGAACTTACCTGAGCAATGGAAGTGCTTTTTGTTTCAAAAGTAAACCAAAAAGTACTGCCCTCGCCTACCGTAGATTCCACACCGATTTCTCCATTCATCAGCTCACAAAGCTGTTTTGAAATGGCCAAACCAAGGCCTGTTCCACCAAAAGATTTACGGGAAGAATTGTCAAGCTGCGTAAATGAGGTAAAGAGAATCTGTTTATCAATGGCGCTGATACCAATTCCGGAATCCTGAACCTCAACTTTTATTTTATAAATCTTGCCTTCATTTTTTACCAGAGAAAGAAAGATTTTGACAGCTCCTTTTTCTGTGAATTTTATGGCATTTGAGGTAAGATTGGATAAAATCTGCAAAAGTCTTGTCTGGTCCGCAATGATGAATTGAGGAAGATTTTCGGCGATATGATACGTTAATTCGTCTCCTTTATTCTTCGCTGTTTGTCCAAATAATGACACCAGTTTCACCATCAATTCTTCCAAGGCAATCGGTGTTTCATGCAGCACCATTTTACCCGCCTCAATTTTTGACAGATCGAGAATGTCATTCAGAATGTCCAGCAAAGTTTCGGAAGAACGTTTAATTGTCATCACATAGTCTCTCTGCTCCGGATTAAGCTGTGATTCGCCAAGCAAATCAATCATCCCGATTACGCCATTCATCGGTGTCCGGATTTCATGGCTCATGTTGGCCAGGAAGCCTTCTTTTACTTTTAATGAATGCTCTGCATGTTCTTTTGCTTTTAACAATTCAAGCTCGTTACGTTTCAATTCCGTGATATCTCTCGCCAAAACTGCCACCTCAATTGCTTTACCTTTATCGTTGGTAAACATCAGCATATTCACCATAAACTGGCGTTCAGTTCCGTCTTTCCGGTTTATGCTGATTTCAAAATTTCGCAGACTTTTTGTTTTTCGAAGCCGGATCAGTGCTGAATGGATTTTCTTCCGATCCTTAAAGAATTCAGTAATTTCATGTCCGATTACTTCATCAGGCGTATAACCCATTCGTTTGAAAACAGACTGACTGATCATCGAAATTCGTCCCTGACGATCAATACGACAATAAATATCCTGCAAGTTTTCAAAAATCCCACGGAACAATTCTTCGCTATGACGCAGTGATAATTCCGCTTCTTTACGTCTGGTAATATCACGTGCTATACCAGAAACTTCTTCAATGACACCATTGGAATACTGTATCGGGTTCAGATAAAATTCCAGCCACATTTCCCCGCCATTTGTCCGGTCGATTTTAAATTCGAAATATTGTGGTTCCCCGCGTAGTGCCTGACGATATTTTGTTTCCAGCGCTCTTCTGTTTTTCTGACCAACAATCCGCCAGCCAAATTTTTCAGCATTAATATTCAACGAAGGACGCACGCCAACCTGGCCTTCAACCAGATCCGCATAATTCAAATTGAAGGAGGTCAGCTGTAAACTTTTATTAACCGACCAGATTAAATGTGAACTACTATCAAAAATGGCATTTAATCTCGCCGCA
The nucleotide sequence above comes from Dyadobacter subterraneus. Encoded proteins:
- a CDS encoding type II toxin-antitoxin system VapC family toxin, with protein sequence MVYFDTDVIIHYLVEQDKSKHHHAIKLIEDASKAGLFFCSLLCLQESAFVLSKLKVPDDDIEGMMMELINFQTVNYTETHYKRAIKLARKIGFQNINDCLHTALAESYCDELYTYNLSDFKKIKNFTTLKVTIF
- a CDS encoding PAS domain S-box protein translates to MEMISSLTDWQSIHTTLQHLNLIGVTFTPDFIIRAISPYAIQKTGWLESDLIGESIFDKLVPKDEEDEISQMLEEGIQGKRKLEQREVPFLAQKGTLRTFSINSVLIQNGDDKILYITLVGDDITRKRRMESSITKSNAQLQDLVDNTSDLIQLVAIDGKFIFVNKAWREVLGYRLDETASMRMQDILHPQYKDAAIAQLDLIREGKANANFETVFLSKEGKKVFVGGSVNCRYDNGKPTAFRCILNDYTEKIRAEKAQSLYYSIANWTVNTQNLDDFYHTIHQELGKIIDVQNFFIALYDQSKSYLYFPYYVDQYFKGNVRFTRRRLGNGVTEYAIASNKPLFLSDTDIENLAKTNSLHLYGVTPKLLLCVPLRIGDRVTGIIGVKSYDDPNMFDARDLELLEFISGQVALAIARKQSEEELSKYAARLNAIFDSSSHLIWSVNKSLQLTSFNLNYADLVEGQVGVRPSLNINAEKFGWRIVGQKNRRALETKYRQALRGEPQYFEFKIDRTNGGEMWLEFYLNPIQYSNGVIEEVSGIARDITRRKEAELSLRHSEELFRGIFENLQDIYCRIDRQGRISMISQSVFKRMGYTPDEVIGHEITEFFKDRKKIHSALIRLRKTKSLRNFEISINRKDGTERQFMVNMLMFTNDKGKAIEVAVLARDITELKRNELELLKAKEHAEHSLKVKEGFLANMSHEIRTPMNGVIGMIDLLGESQLNPEQRDYVMTIKRSSETLLDILNDILDLSKIEAGKMVLHETPIALEELMVKLVSLFGQTAKNKGDELTYHIAENLPQFIIADQTRLLQILSNLTSNAIKFTEKGAVKIFLSLVKNEGKIYKIKVEVQDSGIGISAIDKQILFTSFTQLDNSSRKSFGGTGLGLAISKQLCELMNGEIGVESTVGEGSTFWFTFETKSTSIAQVSSGAQMEEVPIENVFSDFHPVILLVDDNAVNRKVANEILKKSGCIVDLAESGFQAIEKVENKLTLSGESYDIIFMDIQMPDMDGVETTQELKKRFPKLTSPIVAMTAYSMKEDRDRFMSQGMDDYIAKPIRAQHLIWKVKELLGNVEGRKLVTKQKEIAQQVSLPILDKEIIDQLKGIGGADLVFSVFEDFVMESDELVEGAVTAFATGDIPTVKSNLHTLKGSAGTVGVSQVAEIAKDAEWRLKSDDTSTLAEALPQLQKAYRRFLDNYEELLKDWLK